One genomic region from Thermoleptolyngbya sichuanensis A183 encodes:
- a CDS encoding DUF3326 domain-containing protein — MNPTCDRPYTVMLIVPTGVGAAIGGYAGDALPVARAIAQVADRLITHPNVLNGAQLYWPLPNALYVEGYGLDQFAAGQWGLRPVRQNRVGLLLDAGIEPELRWRHLQAADAARATLGLSLTEYVVTDAPLGVSLQTAASGATWGTLQHPDSLLRGVETLITQVRAEAIAVVARFPDDEGSNALQDYRHGQGVDPLAGAEAVISHLVVRTFQVPCAHAPALSPLPLDPTLSPKSAAEELGHTFLPCVLVGLSRAPQFVCQTNQNPLSQDIWADQVDALVIPATACGGSAVLSLGQTHTQIITVADNTTRMQAPAKAMGIRAIAVQSYLEALGVLVAHRAGLNPAALSPTVETLRAIAPSASLESLTANLPKMLA, encoded by the coding sequence ATGAACCCAACGTGCGATCGCCCTTATACCGTAATGCTGATTGTGCCGACGGGGGTGGGCGCAGCAATCGGCGGCTATGCGGGGGATGCGCTGCCCGTGGCAAGGGCGATCGCCCAGGTGGCCGATCGGCTGATTACTCATCCCAACGTGCTGAACGGGGCACAGTTGTATTGGCCGCTGCCCAACGCGCTGTACGTAGAAGGCTATGGGCTGGATCAGTTTGCCGCCGGACAGTGGGGGCTGCGGCCGGTGCGCCAGAACCGAGTGGGGCTGTTGCTGGATGCGGGCATCGAGCCGGAACTACGCTGGCGACACTTGCAGGCGGCAGACGCAGCGCGGGCAACCCTAGGGCTGAGCCTGACGGAGTATGTCGTGACGGATGCGCCGCTGGGTGTGAGCCTGCAAACGGCAGCTTCCGGCGCAACCTGGGGCACGCTGCAACATCCCGATAGCCTGCTGCGCGGGGTAGAAACGCTGATTACGCAGGTCAGAGCAGAGGCGATCGCCGTTGTGGCCCGCTTTCCCGACGACGAGGGCAGCAATGCCTTGCAGGACTATCGCCACGGGCAAGGAGTCGATCCTCTGGCCGGAGCCGAAGCCGTCATTAGTCATCTCGTCGTCCGAACCTTCCAAGTTCCCTGCGCCCACGCGCCCGCCCTGTCGCCGCTGCCCCTCGATCCGACGCTTTCTCCCAAGTCTGCTGCTGAGGAATTGGGACACACGTTTCTTCCCTGCGTGCTGGTCGGCCTCAGCCGCGCCCCGCAGTTTGTTTGCCAGACGAATCAGAACCCACTGAGCCAGGACATCTGGGCCGATCAGGTTGATGCGCTGGTGATTCCTGCCACGGCTTGCGGCGGCAGTGCTGTCCTCAGCCTGGGGCAAACCCACACCCAAATCATCACCGTGGCGGACAACACCACGCGGATGCAGGCTCCTGCTAAGGCAATGGGCATTCGGGCGATCGCCGTCCAGTCTTATCTGGAAGCCCTCGGCGTGCTGGTCGCCCACCGCGCTGGCCTCAACCCCGCTGCTCTATCGCCAACGGTGGAGACTTTGCGGGCGATCGCCCCTTCCGCCAGCCTAGAATCCCTCACAGCAAACCTCCCCAAAATGCTAGCCTGA
- a CDS encoding CPBP family intramembrane glutamic endopeptidase produces MPTPTQPQLEPLDRTQVLTAMGITALVLLIASRFWLAFDTVDMLPVSVRPSAVGLGVALALGISLASEGAYRLWPAYRTSADTYLALVIKPLTWVDLIWLGLLPGLSEELLFRGVMLPAIGLNWFGVLVSSLCFGVLHYSGSQQWAYVVWATVVGAALGASALLTGNLLVPIVAHIVTNLISSGTWKLKQLEVSG; encoded by the coding sequence GTGCCCACCCCCACCCAACCCCAACTCGAACCGCTCGATCGCACCCAGGTGCTAACGGCAATGGGCATTACGGCGCTGGTGCTGCTGATTGCGTCCCGGTTTTGGCTGGCGTTTGACACGGTGGACATGCTGCCCGTCAGCGTTCGTCCGTCTGCGGTAGGGCTTGGGGTGGCGCTGGCACTGGGTATTAGCCTGGCCAGTGAGGGAGCCTATCGCCTCTGGCCGGCCTATCGCACCAGTGCAGACACCTACCTGGCGCTGGTCATCAAGCCGCTGACCTGGGTTGACCTAATCTGGCTGGGGCTGCTGCCGGGGCTGAGTGAGGAGCTGCTGTTTCGCGGCGTGATGCTGCCCGCCATCGGGCTAAATTGGTTTGGTGTGCTAGTCAGCAGCCTGTGCTTCGGCGTGTTGCACTACAGCGGGTCGCAACAGTGGGCCTATGTAGTTTGGGCAACAGTGGTGGGCGCGGCGCTGGGGGCTAGTGCGCTGCTGACGGGCAACCTGCTGGTGCCGATTGTGGCGCATATCGTGACGAATCTAATTTCTAGCGGCACCTGGAAGCTGAAGCAGCTAGAGGTCAGCGGTTAG
- a CDS encoding Uma2 family endonuclease, with translation MNLARLHADEFIAQCGDRDSYELIDGELIDLEPTGLHKQGIGFIARKLSVEIDQLNLPYVIPHRCLICISDSTAFCPDVIVLDQTQLVHELLWRHQAVITSGVAIKLIAEVVSTNWQNDYARKTEDYALLGVPEDWIADYLGLGGRDYIGIPKQPTITIGQLEGDRYQKRLFHQDDDLSSTIFPNLRLRASAIFSAGKG, from the coding sequence ATAAATTTAGCTCGACTTCATGCAGACGAATTTATTGCACAGTGTGGCGATCGGGATTCCTATGAGTTGATTGATGGAGAGCTAATTGATTTGGAGCCAACAGGGTTACATAAACAGGGGATTGGCTTTATCGCTCGGAAACTCAGTGTTGAAATTGACCAACTAAACTTGCCCTATGTGATTCCCCATCGTTGCCTGATCTGCATCTCTGACAGCACAGCGTTTTGCCCAGATGTAATTGTTCTTGATCAGACGCAGTTGGTCCATGAACTGCTGTGGCGGCATCAAGCAGTAATTACATCAGGTGTGGCAATTAAGCTGATTGCTGAAGTAGTGAGTACAAACTGGCAAAATGACTATGCTCGGAAGACTGAAGACTACGCGCTACTGGGAGTGCCTGAGGATTGGATTGCGGATTACCTGGGGTTGGGAGGTCGAGATTATATCGGAATTCCCAAGCAGCCAACGATCACCATTGGTCAACTAGAGGGCGATCGCTATCAAAAGCGCTTATTTCATCAAGATGACGACTTAAGCTCAACCATTTTCCCAAATCTGCGGCTCCGGGCAAGCGCGATCTTTTCTGCTGGGAAGGGCTAG
- the psaI gene encoding photosystem I reaction center subunit VIII — protein MAASYLPSIFVPIIGWVFPAVTMALLFIYIERDE, from the coding sequence ATGGCAGCTTCTTATTTGCCTTCCATCTTTGTTCCCATCATTGGTTGGGTGTTTCCCGCTGTGACGATGGCGCTTTTGTTCATCTACATCGAGCGTGACGAGTAA
- a CDS encoding photosystem I reaction center subunit XI, which produces MTDVVQPAGDPQIGNLATPINSSGFTKALINNLPAYRPGLSAQRRGLEVGMAHGYLLFGPFAYTSQFRNSGVGDLVGLIEAVILVVILTVCLSLYSSAGVKKPIATVTTPNPPEALSTSEGWSEFAGSFLVGGIGGAAFAYLVFQVFKSGVFETFGNLAG; this is translated from the coding sequence ATGACAGACGTAGTGCAGCCCGCTGGCGATCCCCAGATCGGCAACCTAGCAACTCCGATCAATTCCTCCGGCTTTACCAAAGCGCTGATTAATAACCTGCCTGCTTATCGTCCTGGGCTGTCGGCTCAGCGTCGCGGGCTAGAGGTGGGCATGGCGCATGGCTACTTGCTCTTTGGCCCCTTTGCTTACACCAGCCAGTTCCGCAACTCTGGCGTGGGCGATCTGGTGGGGCTGATCGAAGCCGTGATTCTGGTGGTGATTCTGACGGTATGCCTGTCGCTCTACAGCAGCGCTGGCGTGAAGAAGCCGATCGCCACGGTGACCACGCCCAACCCGCCGGAAGCTCTCTCTACGTCTGAGGGCTGGAGCGAGTTTGCAGGCAGTTTCCTGGTGGGCGGCATCGGCGGCGCAGCCTTCGCCTATCTCGTGTTCCAGGTGTTCAAGTCGGGCGTGTTTGAAACGTTTGGCAACCTGGCAGGCTAG
- a CDS encoding Uma2 family endonuclease, with the protein MHRREVLVFREPTPDDYRQLNTQPGNAAIAPLAFPDIRIPITQLFLQQMG; encoded by the coding sequence GTGCATCGCCGCGAAGTGCTGGTGTTTCGGGAGCCAACTCCAGACGACTATCGGCAATTGAACACGCAACCAGGGAATGCGGCGATCGCCCCCCTCGCTTTTCCAGATATTAGGATTCCGATCACTCAGTTGTTTCTACAACAGATGGGGTAA
- the cobA gene encoding uroporphyrinogen-III C-methyltransferase: MQTPLGKVYLVGAGPGDPGLFTLKGKTLLEHADVVVYDALVSPQILAMINPKAEQINAGKRRGRHSLVQEETTRLLIAKAQTHAIVVRLKGGDPFVFGRGGEEMEDLVNAGVPVEVVPGVTSGIAAPAYAGIPLTHRSYSSSVTFVTGHESAGKYRPEVNWRAIAQGSETIVVYMGVHNLPHIVAELQAGGLSLHTPIALVRWGTRPDQEELLGTLGTIAQQVEETGFEAPAIAVIGNVVQLHSVLAGCRPAIYPAI, from the coding sequence ATGCAAACTCCCCTCGGCAAAGTCTACCTAGTTGGCGCGGGCCCCGGCGATCCGGGCTTGTTTACCCTGAAGGGCAAGACCCTGCTGGAACATGCAGACGTGGTGGTGTATGACGCGCTGGTGAGTCCGCAGATTTTGGCGATGATCAACCCGAAGGCGGAGCAGATCAACGCAGGCAAGCGGCGCGGGCGGCATTCGCTGGTGCAGGAAGAAACGACTCGCCTGCTAATTGCAAAGGCACAGACCCACGCGATTGTGGTGCGACTGAAGGGCGGCGACCCGTTTGTGTTTGGGCGGGGCGGCGAGGAAATGGAGGATTTGGTAAATGCGGGTGTGCCTGTGGAGGTGGTTCCGGGGGTGACATCGGGAATTGCCGCGCCGGCCTATGCTGGAATTCCGCTGACCCACCGCAGCTACAGTTCCTCTGTTACCTTCGTCACGGGGCACGAGTCGGCGGGCAAATATCGCCCAGAGGTAAACTGGCGGGCGATCGCCCAGGGCAGCGAAACCATCGTCGTCTATATGGGCGTTCACAACCTGCCGCACATCGTCGCAGAACTCCAGGCTGGCGGACTCTCCCTCCACACGCCTATCGCCCTCGTCCGCTGGGGCACGCGCCCCGACCAGGAAGAACTGCTGGGCACGCTGGGCACGATCGCCCAACAGGTCGAAGAAACCGGCTTCGAGGCTCCGGCGATCGCCGTCATCGGCAACGTCGTCCAGCTTCACAGCGTCCTGGCGGGCTGCCGACCTGCGATTTACCCAGCAATCTGA
- a CDS encoding ABC transporter permease: MSRSSALRTYVLSRLLLAPLMLLTITTLVFLLLRATPGDPVDAILGARAPDEVKEAMRTRLGLNDPLWLQYVNYLGSLLRLDLGTSLTTQGQPVWQIIQQHFPATVELTVCSMVVSALVGIAIGALAASRPNSPLDAGGRLFGILTYAVPMYWFGMLLQLLFAVQLRWFPIGTRFPLAATPPPRITGLYLFDSLLEGNLGHFFTTIYYLTLPSLTLGILLSGVFERIVRVNLKQTLRSDYVEAARARGVPEVRIVTAHALKNAMIPVITVLGLMVASLLGGAILTEVTFSWPGLANRLYQAIEFRDYPVVQGIMVFFGVIVAIASILIDIFNAWVDPRIRY; the protein is encoded by the coding sequence ATGTCCCGTTCCTCCGCCCTCCGCACCTACGTCCTCTCGCGCCTGCTGCTGGCTCCGCTGATGCTGCTCACCATCACGACGCTGGTGTTTCTGCTGCTGCGGGCCACACCCGGCGACCCGGTGGACGCAATCCTGGGGGCACGGGCACCGGACGAGGTGAAAGAAGCCATGCGAACCCGACTGGGGCTAAACGACCCGCTCTGGCTGCAATACGTGAACTATTTGGGGAGTCTGCTGCGGCTGGATCTGGGCACCTCGCTGACCACGCAGGGGCAACCCGTCTGGCAGATTATCCAGCAGCATTTTCCCGCCACGGTAGAGCTAACCGTATGCAGCATGGTGGTTTCGGCGCTGGTGGGAATTGCCATTGGGGCGCTGGCCGCGTCGCGCCCCAACTCTCCGCTGGATGCGGGCGGGCGGCTCTTTGGCATCCTCACCTACGCGGTGCCGATGTACTGGTTTGGGATGCTGCTGCAATTGCTGTTTGCAGTGCAGTTGCGTTGGTTTCCCATCGGCACGCGCTTTCCACTGGCAGCGACCCCGCCGCCGCGCATCACGGGGCTATACCTGTTCGACAGTTTGCTAGAGGGAAATCTGGGGCACTTCTTCACCACGATTTATTATCTGACGCTGCCCAGCCTGACGCTGGGGATCTTGCTCAGTGGCGTGTTTGAGCGGATCGTGCGGGTCAACCTGAAGCAGACGCTGCGGTCGGATTATGTCGAGGCGGCGCGGGCGCGGGGTGTGCCAGAAGTGCGAATCGTTACAGCACATGCGCTCAAAAATGCCATGATTCCTGTGATCACGGTGTTGGGGCTGATGGTGGCCTCGCTGCTGGGCGGCGCAATCCTCACGGAGGTGACCTTTTCCTGGCCGGGGCTGGCAAATCGGCTCTACCAAGCGATCGAATTTCGGGACTATCCCGTCGTGCAGGGAATTATGGTGTTTTTTGGAGTGATTGTGGCGATCGCCTCCATCCTGATCGATATCTTCAACGCCTGGGTCGATCCGCGCATTCGATATTGA
- a CDS encoding Ycf66 family protein, which yields MSHILALVVALGSFGLYMSAFFLPEVYRKNDFVWSGVGMFYALVLWVCAGRITGGVLLGQMASVALLGWMGWQLIESRRLLTPYDQQTRLPGSSRNLGDLLKLAAEELPGRLQTQFKALPQQASGWMSQVTSRVGKSPKLAGKPARSLPKASPKTVPPQPAPADASSDTPALATPAAARTRQPRPPAKTTPAAAAPSVTPTMPEESPTPSVEGAEPPDQAVSSTAPPTKSEAAPAVSDPLAPAPSTVPLTAPSTIPSTAIAASDPASDAELGRTLEQVAADETSEPAAWAELATDSTDSTNSASPDAFRPATEDSFTLDEVLVELATGEMSGEMSVNVPADRSPTDTPIPFSAAPEVRVERQPETFELEPDARTMQPSSLAPLPDSPDSGLSDPSDLSDVRANVQPDVRTDLRTDLRTDVQPENSQTENQPQPQIQDLIESADGLFELATEPESGSSRLDAPVEELPMEELPIEELLDAPRSLDVQPLPAQPEDAAWEFDWELPSLDSPGSGSPAPDLPAPDLPAPNLQDSDLQNWTDEAGAIAQNWQDEFDDDFSDDFDPEPENAGENAVIVSIERLDLSPALADPIEQRPNEAAAISHANAAETTEDLEPAKSEPSFADEDPDDDLLI from the coding sequence ATGTCCCACATCTTGGCGCTAGTCGTTGCCCTGGGCAGCTTTGGGCTGTATATGTCGGCGTTTTTTCTGCCGGAGGTCTACCGCAAAAACGACTTTGTCTGGAGCGGCGTGGGCATGTTCTATGCCCTGGTGCTGTGGGTGTGCGCGGGTCGCATCACGGGCGGCGTGCTGCTGGGACAGATGGCCAGCGTCGCCCTGCTGGGCTGGATGGGCTGGCAGTTGATCGAATCGCGGCGACTGCTTACACCCTACGACCAGCAAACGCGGTTGCCCGGATCATCGCGCAACTTGGGCGATTTGCTAAAACTGGCAGCCGAGGAACTGCCGGGCCGCCTCCAGACCCAGTTCAAGGCTTTGCCGCAGCAAGCATCGGGCTGGATGAGTCAGGTGACGAGTCGTGTCGGCAAATCACCCAAGCTGGCGGGCAAACCCGCGCGATCGCTCCCCAAAGCCAGCCCCAAAACCGTTCCACCCCAGCCCGCGCCTGCTGATGCGTCCAGCGATACCCCTGCGCTCGCTACCCCAGCCGCTGCCAGAACTCGACAACCTCGCCCCCCAGCCAAAACCACCCCTGCGGCCGCTGCCCCCAGCGTTACACCAACTATGCCTGAGGAATCGCCGACCCCATCCGTCGAAGGGGCTGAGCCGCCAGACCAAGCCGTTTCATCGACCGCCCCGCCTACAAAGTCGGAGGCAGCACCAGCCGTATCTGATCCCCTCGCTCCTGCCCCATCCACCGTCCCATTGACTGCCCCATCGACTATCCCATCGACCGCCATCGCTGCATCCGATCCTGCATCCGATGCTGAACTTGGGAGGACTCTGGAACAGGTCGCTGCTGACGAAACCTCGGAGCCAGCAGCGTGGGCAGAACTGGCCACAGACTCAACAGACTCAACAAACTCGGCTTCTCCAGACGCATTCCGGCCTGCGACCGAGGACTCGTTTACGCTGGACGAGGTGCTAGTAGAGCTAGCGACCGGGGAAATGTCGGGCGAAATGTCTGTTAACGTGCCTGCCGATCGCAGCCCTACTGATACCCCTATTCCCTTCTCGGCTGCGCCCGAAGTGCGGGTTGAGCGGCAGCCAGAGACGTTTGAACTGGAGCCTGATGCGCGAACCATGCAGCCCAGTTCTCTAGCACCTCTGCCAGATTCACCAGATTCAGGTCTATCAGATCCATCAGATTTATCTGATGTTCGGGCTAATGTGCAGCCTGACGTGCGGACTGATTTGCGGACTGATTTGCGGACTGATGTACAGCCTGAAAACTCTCAGACTGAGAATCAGCCCCAGCCTCAGATTCAGGACTTGATTGAATCCGCCGATGGGTTATTCGAGTTGGCAACGGAGCCTGAATCTGGTTCGTCGCGTCTGGATGCGCCTGTGGAGGAATTGCCTATGGAGGAATTGCCTATAGAGGAATTGTTGGATGCGCCGCGATCGCTCGATGTGCAGCCGCTGCCTGCTCAGCCCGAAGACGCAGCCTGGGAGTTTGACTGGGAACTGCCGTCACTAGACTCGCCGGGGTCAGGCTCTCCAGCGCCAGATCTGCCAGCGCCGGATTTGCCAGCGCCAAATCTGCAAGACTCAGATTTGCAAAACTGGACAGACGAGGCCGGGGCGATCGCCCAAAACTGGCAGGACGAGTTCGACGACGACTTCAGCGACGATTTTGACCCCGAACCGGAAAATGCTGGGGAAAATGCGGTAATTGTCTCCATTGAGCGCCTTGATTTATCGCCAGCGCTGGCAGACCCCATCGAGCAGCGACCCAACGAAGCAGCGGCTATTTCCCACGCCAACGCTGCCGAAACGACCGAGGATCTAGAACCCGCAAAATCAGAACCGTCCTTTGCAGATGAAGACCCCGATGACGATTTGCTGATATAA
- the mraY gene encoding phospho-N-acetylmuramoyl-pentapeptide-transferase, protein MDAKISPGRSISVTGRTLLLTLSAILVCLMAALDVAAGRSPWQAASLTLPFALSAAGVGALGYAAVPQLRAWKAGQVIREDGPQAHLKKAGTPTMGGIFVVPVGVAIALLLSGFHPTVVAVAGLTLAYGFIGWLDDWQILRRKSNKGISPRTKLALQLGFGGLFCLWAFSHSFPGMTTVLLPFGLALPLGALFWLVSWFVLVAESNATNLTDGLDGLAGGTGAIALLGLAALVAPAHPELAVFCAAMGGSYLGFLVHNHNPARVFMGDTGSLALGGALAAAAIVSQSLFGLLILSGIFLVETLSVIAQVGYYKATKDENGIGKRLFKMAPLHHHLELAGWSETQVVGRFYLIGVLLVLVCLSLFQG, encoded by the coding sequence GTGGATGCAAAGATTTCTCCAGGTCGGTCAATTTCAGTAACGGGGCGCACCTTGCTCCTGACGTTATCCGCGATTCTGGTCTGTCTGATGGCGGCGCTGGATGTTGCTGCGGGGCGATCGCCCTGGCAAGCGGCTAGTCTGACGTTGCCCTTTGCCCTGTCTGCGGCGGGGGTCGGAGCGTTGGGCTATGCGGCCGTGCCACAACTCCGCGCATGGAAAGCGGGCCAGGTGATTCGCGAGGATGGCCCCCAAGCGCACCTGAAGAAGGCAGGCACTCCGACGATGGGCGGCATTTTCGTTGTTCCTGTTGGCGTGGCGATCGCCCTGCTGCTCTCCGGGTTTCACCCGACCGTGGTAGCGGTTGCGGGGTTGACCCTTGCTTACGGATTTATTGGCTGGCTTGACGACTGGCAAATCCTCCGCCGCAAGTCGAATAAGGGTATTTCTCCCCGCACGAAGCTGGCGCTGCAACTCGGCTTTGGGGGGCTATTTTGCCTCTGGGCTTTTAGCCACTCGTTTCCAGGTATGACCACGGTGCTGCTGCCCTTTGGACTGGCGCTACCACTTGGGGCGCTGTTCTGGCTGGTGTCGTGGTTTGTGCTGGTGGCCGAGAGCAACGCCACCAATCTGACCGATGGGCTGGACGGGCTAGCGGGGGGCACAGGGGCGATCGCCCTGCTTGGTCTGGCGGCACTCGTTGCCCCGGCTCACCCTGAGCTAGCCGTTTTCTGTGCGGCGATGGGCGGCAGCTACCTGGGCTTTTTGGTACACAACCACAACCCCGCCCGTGTGTTCATGGGCGATACGGGTTCCCTGGCGCTGGGTGGAGCGCTGGCGGCTGCGGCGATTGTCAGCCAGTCGCTCTTTGGCCTACTAATTCTGAGCGGTATCTTCCTGGTCGAAACGTTGTCCGTCATTGCTCAGGTCGGCTATTACAAAGCCACTAAAGACGAGAACGGTATCGGCAAGCGTCTCTTCAAAATGGCTCCGCTGCATCATCATCTGGAACTGGCGGGCTGGTCAGAAACTCAGGTGGTGGGGCGATTCTATCTAATTGGCGTGCTGCTGGTTCTAGTTTGCTTGTCGCTGTTTCAGGGCTAA
- a CDS encoding isochorismate synthase, with protein sequence MNLFKVIGQAIQFLTEGASEIFSPDRDEYPKTGVQPYEGDPLSERVESTK encoded by the coding sequence ATGAATCTTTTTAAGGTCATTGGACAGGCAATTCAATTCCTTACCGAAGGAGCATCGGAGATTTTCAGCCCTGACCGAGACGAATATCCCAAAACGGGCGTGCAGCCCTACGAAGGTGATCCGCTGTCTGAGCGCGTAGAATCCACTAAATAG
- a CDS encoding DDE transposase family protein, with protein MNASTHEATNGSTNAPTDWYIVKQPEGHCDIVAAADLNPELASPSQTAEDTEIQQWGPFAPQSEAIARRVGLIRAGKCLPR; from the coding sequence ATGAATGCATCGACCCACGAAGCGACGAATGGATCAACCAATGCTCCTACCGACTGGTACATCGTCAAGCAGCCCGAAGGCCACTGCGATATCGTGGCTGCGGCTGATCTGAACCCCGAACTTGCCAGCCCGTCGCAGACCGCAGAAGATACCGAAATCCAGCAGTGGGGGCCGTTTGCGCCCCAAAGCGAGGCGATCGCCCGTCGGGTGGGGCTGATTCGCGCTGGAAAATGCCTGCCGCGCTAA
- the ctpC gene encoding carboxyl-terminal processing protease CtpC, giving the protein MDITKRGLVLGSTAFAVAAMTVTGAGMHLSKGQAFFQESPKELVDEVWQLINRTYVDATFNQVDWQSVRQEYLGRNYTSREEAYTAIREMLELLGDPYTRFMNPAEFRDMQVDTSGELTGVGIQLSQDEETKELVVVAPIEDTPASQAGILARDVITKINDQTTEGMDVNQAVSLIRGPVGTEVTLTIRRGDQELEFKLQRARIELHPVRYSLQDSSLGKVGYIRLNQFSANASEEMKEAIQDLERQQATGYVLDLRSNPGGLLYASIDIARMWLNEGVIVSTVDRQGIAEQERANGSALTDKPLVVLVDGGSASASEILSGALQDNGRAVLVGTQTFGKGLVQSVRGLGDGSGLAVTVAKYLTPSGRDINKQGIEPNVLVELTDEQRETLSQNRDQIGTLADPQYARALEALRQEIAAHRQRRAESLP; this is encoded by the coding sequence ATGGATATTACAAAACGCGGACTCGTTTTGGGCAGCACGGCATTTGCTGTCGCAGCAATGACCGTTACCGGGGCGGGGATGCACCTGTCCAAAGGCCAAGCGTTCTTCCAGGAAAGCCCGAAGGAGCTAGTTGACGAGGTTTGGCAACTGATCAATCGCACCTACGTCGATGCCACGTTTAATCAGGTGGATTGGCAGTCCGTCCGACAGGAGTATTTAGGGCGAAACTACACAAGCCGCGAAGAAGCCTACACCGCTATCCGCGAAATGCTGGAGCTATTGGGTGATCCCTACACGCGATTTATGAACCCGGCGGAGTTTCGGGATATGCAGGTGGATACGTCGGGCGAACTGACGGGGGTCGGCATCCAGCTTTCCCAAGACGAAGAAACCAAGGAACTGGTGGTTGTTGCGCCGATTGAAGACACGCCTGCGTCTCAAGCTGGCATTCTGGCTAGAGATGTCATTACCAAAATCAACGATCAGACGACTGAGGGCATGGATGTGAACCAGGCGGTGTCTCTGATTCGTGGCCCGGTCGGCACTGAGGTTACGCTTACCATTCGTCGGGGCGATCAGGAGCTAGAGTTCAAGCTGCAACGGGCCCGGATCGAGCTACATCCAGTTAGGTACTCTCTGCAAGACTCCTCGCTGGGCAAGGTCGGCTATATCCGCCTCAACCAGTTCAGCGCCAACGCCTCAGAAGAAATGAAAGAGGCAATTCAAGATCTAGAGCGGCAGCAGGCAACGGGCTACGTGCTGGATCTGCGCTCCAATCCAGGCGGGCTGCTCTATGCCAGCATCGACATTGCCCGCATGTGGCTAAATGAAGGTGTGATCGTGTCCACCGTAGACCGCCAGGGCATTGCAGAACAGGAGCGGGCCAACGGCAGCGCTCTGACAGATAAGCCGCTCGTGGTGCTGGTGGATGGCGGTTCGGCTAGCGCCAGCGAGATTTTGTCGGGTGCGCTGCAAGACAATGGTCGCGCGGTGCTGGTGGGAACGCAGACGTTTGGCAAGGGGCTGGTGCAGTCGGTGCGGGGGCTGGGCGATGGCTCTGGGCTGGCGGTGACGGTTGCCAAATATCTGACTCCAAGCGGGCGCGATATTAACAAGCAGGGGATCGAACCCAACGTGCTGGTCGAGTTGACCGACGAACAGCGGGAAACCCTCAGCCAAAACCGGGATCAAATCGGTACGCTGGCTGATCCGCAATATGCGCGGGCACTGGAGGCCCTGCGGCAGGAAATTGCGGCCCATCGGCAGCGCCGAGCCGAATCGCTGCCCTAG